The sequence below is a genomic window from Blastococcus sp. Marseille-P5729.
AACGCCAGCCACGAGCTGCGGACCCCGCTGGCGGTGATCCGCACCGAGGTCGACGTGACGCTCTCCGATCCCGACGCGAGCAGGGAGGAGCTGCGGGAGATGGGGCAGGTCGTTCTCGACGCGACCAGCCGTGCCGGCGCGCTCGTCGAGTCGCTGCTGGCCCTGGCCAAGATCGACGCCCAGGTCGAGAACGGCCTGAGCCAGGTGGACCGCTTCGACCTCGCGGACGCCGTCCCGCTGGCGGTGATGTCGGTGCGGGAGGAGGCCGCCGAGCTGGGGGTATCGATCCATCAGGAGGCCGAGCCCGCGCCGGTCGTCGGCGACGTGCACCTGCTGGAGCAGCTGGTCGCCAACCTGTTGACCAACGCCGTCCGGCACAATGTGCACGGCGGCGAGGTGTGGGTGCGCACGAGCACGACGCCCGGCAGATGCGAGCTGGTGGTGTCGAACTCCGGACAGCGGCTCGACCAGACCACGGTCGAGGAGCTGTTCACGCCGTTCAAGCGGGCCGCCGACCGGACGACGGGCAAGGGCACCGGCCTGGGACTGTCGATCGTGCGAGCCATCGTGCTGGCGCACCAGGGCACGGTCCGGCTGGTTGCGCGCGAGGGCGGCGGCCTGGAGGTCCGCGTCTCGCTGCCGTCGTCGCTGAGCTCGGAGGAGGCTCCCTCCACGAAGTCCGGCTGGACCGGGCAGTTCCGCATCCTGCGCGACCGCTCGTCGTAGACGACGCGCGGAGGGCCCGGGAAAGGCCGGTGGCCCGCGGAGCGCTTCCACGGGCCACCGGTCTTCTCGTGCTGGATCAGGCAGGCACGGAGGCGGCCCCTTGGGGCAGGAAGCGCTTCCCGTTGATCTTCTCGCTGATGCCCTCGCGGTCGAGGTACGGCGTGATCCCGCCATTCCAGAACGGCCAGCCGGCACCGAGGATCATGCACAGGTCGATGTCCTGCGGACCGGCGACCACACCCTCGTCGAGCATCATCGCGATCTCCTCGGCGAGCGCCTCGAGCGCGCGCTGCTTGACCTCGTCACCGGACAGCTGGGCCGACCCCTGCTCCCAGAGCGCCTGCACCTCGGGATCGATCGTCTGCTGGCCCTGCTCGTCCCACTGGTAGACCGCCTGCTTGCCGGCCTCGACGAACGCGGTCATGTTCTTCGATACGCCGAAGCGCTCGGGGAAGGCCTCGTGCATCGTCTCGGCGGTGTGCAACGCGACGGCGGGGCCGACCAGCTGCAGCAGCACCATCGGGCTCATCGGCAGGCCGAGCGAGTCCAGCGACGTGTCGGCCACGACGAAGTCCGCACCCTCGTCGACGGCGCCGATCACGGTCCCGAGGAAGCGGGTGAGCAGCCGGTTGACGACGAACCCGGGGGAGTCCTTGACCAGCACCGACGACTTGCCGAGCTTCTTGCCGGTGCCGAACGCCGTAGCGAGCGTCGCGTCGTCGGTCATCTCGCCCTTGATGATCTCCAGCAGGGGCAGGACCGCGACGGGGTTGAAGAAGTGGAAGCCCACGAGGCGCTCGGGATGCTTCAGGTCAGCGGCCATCTCGGTGATCGACAGCGAGGAGGTGTTCGTCGCGAAGACGCACTCCTCGCTGACCTGCTCCTCGATCGCACCGAAGATCTGCTTCTTCAGCGACAGCTCTTCAAACACCGCCTCGATGACGAAGTCGGCGTCGGAGAATGCCTCGTAGCCGACCTGGCCGGAGATCAGGCCCTTGAGCCGGTTGTGCTTGTCGGGGCTGATCCGCTTCTTCTGCAGCAGCTTGTCGAGCTCGGCGATAACGTACGCCACTCCCTTGTCGGCGCGATCCTGGTCGAGGTCGGTCATCACGACCGGCACCTCGAGCTTGCGCACGAACAGCAACGCCAGCTGAGAGGCCATCAGGCCCGCGCCGACGATGCCGACCTTGGTCACCTTGCGGGCAAGTGACTTGTCGGGGGCGCCGACGGGGCGCTTGGCGCGCTTGTTGACCAGGTCGAAGGCGTACAGCGAGGCACGCAGCGGGTCGCTCATCAGCAGGTCGGCCAGCGCCTCGTTCTCGGCGGCGAAGCCTTCGCCGATCGACGCCGTACGGGCCAGGTCGATGAGCTCGAGCGCTCGGTACGCGCCGGTGGCGGCACCGTGCGAGCGGGAGTCGGCGATCTGTTTTCCGCGGGCGATGGCGTCGTCCCACGCCTCGCCGGTGTCGACCTGCGGGCGGTTGACCTTCGCCTTGCCGTTGACGACGTCCGCCAGCCATGCGAGCGACGACTCGAGGAAGTCGGCGGAGTCGAAGATCTCGTCGACGATGCCCAGCTCCTTGGCCTGTGGGGCCTTGAGTGTCTTGTTCTGATTCATCGCGTTCTCGATGATCACCGTGACGGCCTTGTCGGCGCCGATCAGCCGCGGCAGCAGCTGGGTGCCGCCCCAGCCGGGCACCAGGCCGAGGAACACCTCGGGGAAGCCGACCATCGGCGTACTGGTGGACAGCGTGCGGTAGTCGCAGGCCAGCGCCAGCTCGAGGCCGCCGCCCAGCACCGCGCCGTTGACGAACGCGAAGGTCGGGATGTCGGTCTCGATCAGCTTGCCGAAGGTGTCGTGGCCGGCCTTTGCGATCTCCAGGGCGAGATCGCGCGAGGTGACCGCGGGTACTCCGGAGAGATCCGCACCTACGGCGAAGATGAACGGCTTGCCGGTGACGGCGATCGCGGCCGGCTTGCTCGCGATCGCCTGGTCGATCGCCTCGGCGAGGGACTGCAGGCCGGCCGGACCGAAGGTCGAGGGCTTGGTGTGGTCGAAGCCGTTGTCGATCGTGATCAACGCGACCTTGCCGTCGAGTCCGGGAACGGTGACCTCGCGGACGACGGCCTTGGTCACGATCTCGTCGGCGAAGACGTCGGCCGGGTTGATGGTCTGGGTGCTCATGCCTCGTTGCCTCCGGTCCAGTGCGGGTTCTCCCAGATGACCGAGCCGCCCATGCCCAGACCGATGCACATGCTGGTCAGGCCGTAGCGGACCTCGGGATGTTCGGCGAACTGCCGAGACAGCTGCGTCATCAGGCGGACGCCGGAGGACGCGAGCGGATGCCCCATCGCGATAGCGCCGCCCCACGGGTTGACCCGGGGGTCGTCGTCCGCGATGTCGAAGTGGTCGAGGAAGGCCAGCACCTGGACGGCGAAGGCCTCGTTGAGCTCGAACAGGCCGATGTCTTCGATCTCCAGGCCCGCGAGGCGCAGCGCCTTCTCGGTGGC
It includes:
- a CDS encoding HAMP domain-containing sensor histidine kinase, whose product is MAAWPKGVRLGLRLRLALACAFLSAAVSIIGLLISLIVVDNAILGALRFQEGSLISVTLPGQQPTQLEGWVVVDAIRSNANDTLLGRGLLIALFAGVLGGAAGYIIAARALGPIAEVTATARRISEGQMGERIDLGGAHDELRDLSDTFDAMLDRLDRSFAAQRRFVSNASHELRTPLAVIRTEVDVTLSDPDASREELREMGQVVLDATSRAGALVESLLALAKIDAQVENGLSQVDRFDLADAVPLAVMSVREEAAELGVSIHQEAEPAPVVGDVHLLEQLVANLLTNAVRHNVHGGEVWVRTSTTPGRCELVVSNSGQRLDQTTVEELFTPFKRAADRTTGKGTGLGLSIVRAIVLAHQGTVRLVAREGGGLEVRVSLPSSLSSEEAPSTKSGWTGQFRILRDRSS
- a CDS encoding 3-hydroxyacyl-CoA dehydrogenase NAD-binding domain-containing protein — its product is MSTQTINPADVFADEIVTKAVVREVTVPGLDGKVALITIDNGFDHTKPSTFGPAGLQSLAEAIDQAIASKPAAIAVTGKPFIFAVGADLSGVPAVTSRDLALEIAKAGHDTFGKLIETDIPTFAFVNGAVLGGGLELALACDYRTLSTSTPMVGFPEVFLGLVPGWGGTQLLPRLIGADKAVTVIIENAMNQNKTLKAPQAKELGIVDEIFDSADFLESSLAWLADVVNGKAKVNRPQVDTGEAWDDAIARGKQIADSRSHGAATGAYRALELIDLARTASIGEGFAAENEALADLLMSDPLRASLYAFDLVNKRAKRPVGAPDKSLARKVTKVGIVGAGLMASQLALLFVRKLEVPVVMTDLDQDRADKGVAYVIAELDKLLQKKRISPDKHNRLKGLISGQVGYEAFSDADFVIEAVFEELSLKKQIFGAIEEQVSEECVFATNTSSLSITEMAADLKHPERLVGFHFFNPVAVLPLLEIIKGEMTDDATLATAFGTGKKLGKSSVLVKDSPGFVVNRLLTRFLGTVIGAVDEGADFVVADTSLDSLGLPMSPMVLLQLVGPAVALHTAETMHEAFPERFGVSKNMTAFVEAGKQAVYQWDEQGQQTIDPEVQALWEQGSAQLSGDEVKQRALEALAEEIAMMLDEGVVAGPQDIDLCMILGAGWPFWNGGITPYLDREGISEKINGKRFLPQGAASVPA